From the genome of Gemmatimonadota bacterium:
GAGGAGCCGCTCGTCGTCCGCCCCACGTCGGAGACGATCATCTACTCGATGTATGCCAAGTGGGTGCAGAGCTATCGCGACCTCCCGATCCTCATCAACCAGTGGGCCAACGTCGTACGCTGGGAAATGCGCACGCGCCTCTTCCTGCGCACGCTCGAGTTCCTCTGGCAGGAAGGGCACACGGCGCACGCGACGCACGACGAGGCGGAGACCGAGACGCGCCTCATCCTCGGCGTGTACCGCAAGTTCATGGAAGACTGGATGGCGATGCCGGTGGTGACAGGGCTCAAGACGCAGAGCGAGAAGTTCGCCGGCGCGTTGCGCACGTACTCGTGCGAAGCCATGATGCAGGACAACAAGGCGCTGCAGGCGGGCACCTCGCACAACCTCGGCCAGAACTTCGCCAAGGCGTTCGAGCTCAAGTTCCAGAGCGAGTCGGGGTCGACGGAGTACGCGTGGAACACCAGTTGGGGCGTGTCGACGCGCATGATCGGCGGGCTCGTGATGACGCACGGCGATGACAACGGGGTACGCACGCCCCCGCGCCTCGCCCCCATCGAGGTCGTGATCGTCCCGATCTGGAAGAGCGACGAGGAGCGCGCCCGCCTGCTCGAGGCGGCGTACCAGGTCAAGCAGGAGCTGTCGACGTGGAACGGGCGTGGCGATGACCGCATCCGAGTGCACGTGGACGCGCGCGAGGGGATGAAGCCCGGGGCGAAGTACTACGAGTGGGAGCTGCAGGGCGTCCCGCTGCGGCTGGAGATCGGCCCCCGCGACCTCGCGAGCGGCGCGTGCATGTCGGCCCGCCGCGACACGCGCGCCAAGGCGTCGCTCTCCTTCGTTGGGCTCCCCGAGACGATCGCGACGTTGCTCACCACCATCCAGGGTGACATGCTGCACGCGGCCCGGGAGCGGCGTGAGGCCAACAGCATTCGAGAGCCCATCAGCTACGATCGCTTCCGGGAGCTCATGGAAGGGGAGGGGGCGTTCGTCTACGCCGGGTGGAACGGTGATCCGGCGATCGAGGCGAAGGTCAAGGAGGAGACCAAGGCCACGATCCGCTGC
Proteins encoded in this window:
- a CDS encoding proline--tRNA ligase, translated to MSDKKLTTRAADFSAWYNETVLRAELADYSPVRGCMVIRPNGYGIWERMQRALDDMFKATGHRNAYFPLFIPESFLHKEAEHVEGFAPEAAVVTHGGGKKLEEPLVVRPTSETIIYSMYAKWVQSYRDLPILINQWANVVRWEMRTRLFLRTLEFLWQEGHTAHATHDEAETETRLILGVYRKFMEDWMAMPVVTGLKTQSEKFAGALRTYSCEAMMQDNKALQAGTSHNLGQNFAKAFELKFQSESGSTEYAWNTSWGVSTRMIGGLVMTHGDDNGVRTPPRLAPIEVVIVPIWKSDEERARLLEAAYQVKQELSTWNGRGDDRIRVHVDAREGMKPGAKYYEWELQGVPLRLEIGPRDLASGACMSARRDTRAKASLSFVGLPETIATLLTTIQGDMLHAARERREANSIREPISYDRFRELMEGEGAFVYAGWNGDPAIEAKVKEETKATIRCIPESEFLTQGAATTCMVTGEPAKHTVIWARSY